A portion of the Coturnix japonica isolate 7356 chromosome 4, Coturnix japonica 2.1, whole genome shotgun sequence genome contains these proteins:
- the GAR1 gene encoding H/ACA ribonucleoprotein complex subunit 1: MSFRGRGGGGGGGRGGGGRGGGGFNRGGSGGDRGGFNRGGRGGFGRGGGRGGFNRGGYDQGPPERVVLLGEFMHPCEDDLVCKCKTEENKVPYFNAPVYLDNKEQIGKVDEIFGQLRDFYFSVKLSENMRASSFKKMQKFYIDPAKLLPLQRFLPRPPGEKGAPRGGGRGGRGGGRGGRGGGRGGFGGGRGGGRGGGGFRGGGGRGGGGGGFRGGRGGGGGFRGRGH, encoded by the exons ATGTCCTTCcgtggaagaggaggaggaggtggtggaggacGAGGAGGTGGCGGAAGAGGTGGAGGCGGCTTTAATCGTGGAGGAAGCGGCGGTGACAGAGGCGGCTTTAATCGTGGTGGACGAGGTGGCTTTGGACGGGGAGGTGGACGGGGAGGCTTCAACAGAGGCGGATATGACCAGGGCCCTCCGGAGAGGGTAGTTT tacTGGGAGAGTTCATGCATCCCTGTGAAGATGATCTTGTTtgtaaatgtaaaacagaagaaaacaaagtgccTTATTTCAATGCACCGGTGTACTTGGATAATAAAGAACAGATCGGCAAAGTGGATGAAATTTTTGGGCAGCTACGAGACTTT tatttttcagtgaaGCTGTCTGAGAACATGAGAGCCTCTTCATtcaaaaaaatgcaaaag TTTTACATTGATCCAGCAAAGCTGCTACCCCTTCAGAGATTTTTGCCAAGGCCTCCTGGAGAAAAAGGTGCCCCTCGAGGAGGTGGTAGAGGAGGACGTGGTGGAGGACGTGGAGGAAGAGGTGGTGGTAGAG GAGGATTCGGAGGAGGAAGAGGTggtggaagaggaggaggaggatttaGAGGAGGCGGAGGAAgaggtgggggaggaggaggattcagaggaggaagaggcgGTGGAGGAGGTTTTAGAG GGAGGGGACATTAA